A window of Calonectris borealis chromosome 3, bCalBor7.hap1.2, whole genome shotgun sequence contains these coding sequences:
- the SLC30A6 gene encoding zinc transporter 6 isoform X1, with protein MGTIHLFRKSQRSLVGKLTHEFRLVAADRRSWKILLFGAINLICIGFLLMWCSSTNSIALTAYTYLTIFDLFSLVTCLISYWVMMKKPSPVYSFGFERFEVLAVFASTVLAQLGALFILKESAERFLEQPEIHTGRLLVGTFVALFFNLFTMLSIRNKPFAYVSEAASTSWLQEHVADLSRSICGIIPGLSSIFLPRMNPFVLIDIAGALALCITYMLIEINNYFAVDTASAIAIALMTFGTMYPMSVYSGKVLLQTTPPHVIGQLDKLLREVSTLDGVLEVRNEHFWTLGFGTLAGSVHVRIRRDANEQMVLAHVTNRLYTLVSTLTVQIFKDDWIRPTLSSVPIANNILNLSDHHIIPMPSLKAADNLNPVTSTPAKPSSPPPEFSFNTPGKNVSPVILLNTQTRPYGLAFNHGSAPYSSVLNQGFGIPGMGATQGFRTGFTNVPSRYGTNTREQPRP; from the exons ATG gggACGATACACCTGTTCCGCAAATCACAGAGATCATTGGTTGGAAAGTTAACACATGAATTTAGGCTCGTTGCAGCAGATAGAAGg TCCTGGAAGATCTTGCTGTTTGGTGCTATAAATTTAATATGTATTGGCTTCCTGCTAATGTGGTGCAGCTCTACAAACAGCATAG ctttaactgCTTACACGTATTTGACAATCTTCGACCTTTTCAG TTTGGTAACATGTCTAATAAGCTACTGGGTAATGATGAAGAAACCCAGCCCAGTCTATTCATTTGG GTTTGAAAGGTTTGAAGTTCTAGCTGTATTTGCATCTACAGTTCTGGCACAGCTTGGTGCTCTTTTTATACTGAAAGAAAG TGCAGAGCGGTTTCTGGAACAACCTGAGATACACAc GGGACGACTGCTGGTTGGTACTTTCGTGGCTCTCTTTTTCAACTTATTTACAATGCTTTCCATTAGGAATAAGCCTTTTGCTTATGTCTCTGAAG ctgccagcacaAGTTGGCTTCAGGAGCATGTTGCAGATCTTAGTAGAAG TATTTGTGGAATCATCCCAGGATTGAGTAGCATCTTTCTGCCACGAATGAATCCTTTTGTCTTGATTGATATTGCTGGAGCCCTAGCTCTTTGCATTACATATATGCTCATTGAAATCAA CAATTATTTCGCTGTAGACACAGCCTCTGCTATAGCAATTGCTTTGATGACATTTGGTACCATGTATCCCATGAGTGTCTACAGTGGAAAAGTACTACTCCAG acaaCGCCACCTCATGTGATTGGCCAGTTAGATAAACTTCTTAGAGAG GTTTCAACTTTGGATGGTGTCTTGGAAGTTCGAAATGAGCATTTCTGGACATTAGGTTTTGGCACTTTG GCTGGATCAGTACATGTCCGAATTCGGAGAGATGCAAACGAACAAATGGTACTTGCCCATGTCACTAACAGATTATACACATTGGTCTCTACCTTGACTGTTCAGATTTTCAAAGATGACTGGATCAGACCTACCTTATCATCTGTGCCTATTGCAAACAATATTCTGAACCTTTCGGATCATCATATTATTCCAATGCCATCTTTGAAAGCTGCTGATAATTTGAACCCTGTTACATCCACTCCAGCTAAGCCCAGCAGCCCACCGccagaattttcttttaatacaccAGGCAAAAATGTGAGTCCAGTCATCCTTTTAAACACTCAGACAAGGCCCTATGGATTGGCCTTTAATCATGGATCCGCACCGTACAGCAGTGTACTCAATCAAGGATTTGGAATACCGGGAATGGGAGCAACTCAAGGATTCAGAACTGGTTTTACAAATGTCCCAAGCAGATATGGAACAAACACTCGTGAGCAACCCCGACCATAA
- the SLC30A6 gene encoding zinc transporter 6 isoform X2: protein MGTIHLFRKSQRSLVGKLTHEFRLVAADRRSWKILLFGAINLICIGFLLMWCSSTNSIALTAYTYLTIFDLFSLVTCLISYWVMMKKPSPVYSFGAERFLEQPEIHTGRLLVGTFVALFFNLFTMLSIRNKPFAYVSEAASTSWLQEHVADLSRSICGIIPGLSSIFLPRMNPFVLIDIAGALALCITYMLIEINNYFAVDTASAIAIALMTFGTMYPMSVYSGKVLLQTTPPHVIGQLDKLLREVSTLDGVLEVRNEHFWTLGFGTLAGSVHVRIRRDANEQMVLAHVTNRLYTLVSTLTVQIFKDDWIRPTLSSVPIANNILNLSDHHIIPMPSLKAADNLNPVTSTPAKPSSPPPEFSFNTPGKNVSPVILLNTQTRPYGLAFNHGSAPYSSVLNQGFGIPGMGATQGFRTGFTNVPSRYGTNTREQPRP, encoded by the exons ATG gggACGATACACCTGTTCCGCAAATCACAGAGATCATTGGTTGGAAAGTTAACACATGAATTTAGGCTCGTTGCAGCAGATAGAAGg TCCTGGAAGATCTTGCTGTTTGGTGCTATAAATTTAATATGTATTGGCTTCCTGCTAATGTGGTGCAGCTCTACAAACAGCATAG ctttaactgCTTACACGTATTTGACAATCTTCGACCTTTTCAG TTTGGTAACATGTCTAATAAGCTACTGGGTAATGATGAAGAAACCCAGCCCAGTCTATTCATTTGG TGCAGAGCGGTTTCTGGAACAACCTGAGATACACAc GGGACGACTGCTGGTTGGTACTTTCGTGGCTCTCTTTTTCAACTTATTTACAATGCTTTCCATTAGGAATAAGCCTTTTGCTTATGTCTCTGAAG ctgccagcacaAGTTGGCTTCAGGAGCATGTTGCAGATCTTAGTAGAAG TATTTGTGGAATCATCCCAGGATTGAGTAGCATCTTTCTGCCACGAATGAATCCTTTTGTCTTGATTGATATTGCTGGAGCCCTAGCTCTTTGCATTACATATATGCTCATTGAAATCAA CAATTATTTCGCTGTAGACACAGCCTCTGCTATAGCAATTGCTTTGATGACATTTGGTACCATGTATCCCATGAGTGTCTACAGTGGAAAAGTACTACTCCAG acaaCGCCACCTCATGTGATTGGCCAGTTAGATAAACTTCTTAGAGAG GTTTCAACTTTGGATGGTGTCTTGGAAGTTCGAAATGAGCATTTCTGGACATTAGGTTTTGGCACTTTG GCTGGATCAGTACATGTCCGAATTCGGAGAGATGCAAACGAACAAATGGTACTTGCCCATGTCACTAACAGATTATACACATTGGTCTCTACCTTGACTGTTCAGATTTTCAAAGATGACTGGATCAGACCTACCTTATCATCTGTGCCTATTGCAAACAATATTCTGAACCTTTCGGATCATCATATTATTCCAATGCCATCTTTGAAAGCTGCTGATAATTTGAACCCTGTTACATCCACTCCAGCTAAGCCCAGCAGCCCACCGccagaattttcttttaatacaccAGGCAAAAATGTGAGTCCAGTCATCCTTTTAAACACTCAGACAAGGCCCTATGGATTGGCCTTTAATCATGGATCCGCACCGTACAGCAGTGTACTCAATCAAGGATTTGGAATACCGGGAATGGGAGCAACTCAAGGATTCAGAACTGGTTTTACAAATGTCCCAAGCAGATATGGAACAAACACTCGTGAGCAACCCCGACCATAA
- the SLC30A6 gene encoding zinc transporter 6 isoform X3 — protein MGTIHLFRKSQRSLVGKLTHEFRLVAADRRSWKILLFGAINLICIGFLLMWCSSTNSIALTAYTYLTIFDLFSLVTCLISYWVMMKKPSPVYSFGGRLLVGTFVALFFNLFTMLSIRNKPFAYVSEAASTSWLQEHVADLSRSICGIIPGLSSIFLPRMNPFVLIDIAGALALCITYMLIEINNYFAVDTASAIAIALMTFGTMYPMSVYSGKVLLQTTPPHVIGQLDKLLREVSTLDGVLEVRNEHFWTLGFGTLAGSVHVRIRRDANEQMVLAHVTNRLYTLVSTLTVQIFKDDWIRPTLSSVPIANNILNLSDHHIIPMPSLKAADNLNPVTSTPAKPSSPPPEFSFNTPGKNVSPVILLNTQTRPYGLAFNHGSAPYSSVLNQGFGIPGMGATQGFRTGFTNVPSRYGTNTREQPRP, from the exons ATG gggACGATACACCTGTTCCGCAAATCACAGAGATCATTGGTTGGAAAGTTAACACATGAATTTAGGCTCGTTGCAGCAGATAGAAGg TCCTGGAAGATCTTGCTGTTTGGTGCTATAAATTTAATATGTATTGGCTTCCTGCTAATGTGGTGCAGCTCTACAAACAGCATAG ctttaactgCTTACACGTATTTGACAATCTTCGACCTTTTCAG TTTGGTAACATGTCTAATAAGCTACTGGGTAATGATGAAGAAACCCAGCCCAGTCTATTCATTTGG GGGACGACTGCTGGTTGGTACTTTCGTGGCTCTCTTTTTCAACTTATTTACAATGCTTTCCATTAGGAATAAGCCTTTTGCTTATGTCTCTGAAG ctgccagcacaAGTTGGCTTCAGGAGCATGTTGCAGATCTTAGTAGAAG TATTTGTGGAATCATCCCAGGATTGAGTAGCATCTTTCTGCCACGAATGAATCCTTTTGTCTTGATTGATATTGCTGGAGCCCTAGCTCTTTGCATTACATATATGCTCATTGAAATCAA CAATTATTTCGCTGTAGACACAGCCTCTGCTATAGCAATTGCTTTGATGACATTTGGTACCATGTATCCCATGAGTGTCTACAGTGGAAAAGTACTACTCCAG acaaCGCCACCTCATGTGATTGGCCAGTTAGATAAACTTCTTAGAGAG GTTTCAACTTTGGATGGTGTCTTGGAAGTTCGAAATGAGCATTTCTGGACATTAGGTTTTGGCACTTTG GCTGGATCAGTACATGTCCGAATTCGGAGAGATGCAAACGAACAAATGGTACTTGCCCATGTCACTAACAGATTATACACATTGGTCTCTACCTTGACTGTTCAGATTTTCAAAGATGACTGGATCAGACCTACCTTATCATCTGTGCCTATTGCAAACAATATTCTGAACCTTTCGGATCATCATATTATTCCAATGCCATCTTTGAAAGCTGCTGATAATTTGAACCCTGTTACATCCACTCCAGCTAAGCCCAGCAGCCCACCGccagaattttcttttaatacaccAGGCAAAAATGTGAGTCCAGTCATCCTTTTAAACACTCAGACAAGGCCCTATGGATTGGCCTTTAATCATGGATCCGCACCGTACAGCAGTGTACTCAATCAAGGATTTGGAATACCGGGAATGGGAGCAACTCAAGGATTCAGAACTGGTTTTACAAATGTCCCAAGCAGATATGGAACAAACACTCGTGAGCAACCCCGACCATAA
- the SLC30A6 gene encoding zinc transporter 6 isoform X4, which translates to MWCSSTNSIALTAYTYLTIFDLFSLVTCLISYWVMMKKPSPVYSFGFERFEVLAVFASTVLAQLGALFILKESAERFLEQPEIHTGRLLVGTFVALFFNLFTMLSIRNKPFAYVSEAASTSWLQEHVADLSRSICGIIPGLSSIFLPRMNPFVLIDIAGALALCITYMLIEINNYFAVDTASAIAIALMTFGTMYPMSVYSGKVLLQTTPPHVIGQLDKLLREVSTLDGVLEVRNEHFWTLGFGTLAGSVHVRIRRDANEQMVLAHVTNRLYTLVSTLTVQIFKDDWIRPTLSSVPIANNILNLSDHHIIPMPSLKAADNLNPVTSTPAKPSSPPPEFSFNTPGKNVSPVILLNTQTRPYGLAFNHGSAPYSSVLNQGFGIPGMGATQGFRTGFTNVPSRYGTNTREQPRP; encoded by the exons ATGTGGTGCAGCTCTACAAACAGCATAG ctttaactgCTTACACGTATTTGACAATCTTCGACCTTTTCAG TTTGGTAACATGTCTAATAAGCTACTGGGTAATGATGAAGAAACCCAGCCCAGTCTATTCATTTGG GTTTGAAAGGTTTGAAGTTCTAGCTGTATTTGCATCTACAGTTCTGGCACAGCTTGGTGCTCTTTTTATACTGAAAGAAAG TGCAGAGCGGTTTCTGGAACAACCTGAGATACACAc GGGACGACTGCTGGTTGGTACTTTCGTGGCTCTCTTTTTCAACTTATTTACAATGCTTTCCATTAGGAATAAGCCTTTTGCTTATGTCTCTGAAG ctgccagcacaAGTTGGCTTCAGGAGCATGTTGCAGATCTTAGTAGAAG TATTTGTGGAATCATCCCAGGATTGAGTAGCATCTTTCTGCCACGAATGAATCCTTTTGTCTTGATTGATATTGCTGGAGCCCTAGCTCTTTGCATTACATATATGCTCATTGAAATCAA CAATTATTTCGCTGTAGACACAGCCTCTGCTATAGCAATTGCTTTGATGACATTTGGTACCATGTATCCCATGAGTGTCTACAGTGGAAAAGTACTACTCCAG acaaCGCCACCTCATGTGATTGGCCAGTTAGATAAACTTCTTAGAGAG GTTTCAACTTTGGATGGTGTCTTGGAAGTTCGAAATGAGCATTTCTGGACATTAGGTTTTGGCACTTTG GCTGGATCAGTACATGTCCGAATTCGGAGAGATGCAAACGAACAAATGGTACTTGCCCATGTCACTAACAGATTATACACATTGGTCTCTACCTTGACTGTTCAGATTTTCAAAGATGACTGGATCAGACCTACCTTATCATCTGTGCCTATTGCAAACAATATTCTGAACCTTTCGGATCATCATATTATTCCAATGCCATCTTTGAAAGCTGCTGATAATTTGAACCCTGTTACATCCACTCCAGCTAAGCCCAGCAGCCCACCGccagaattttcttttaatacaccAGGCAAAAATGTGAGTCCAGTCATCCTTTTAAACACTCAGACAAGGCCCTATGGATTGGCCTTTAATCATGGATCCGCACCGTACAGCAGTGTACTCAATCAAGGATTTGGAATACCGGGAATGGGAGCAACTCAAGGATTCAGAACTGGTTTTACAAATGTCCCAAGCAGATATGGAACAAACACTCGTGAGCAACCCCGACCATAA
- the SLC30A6 gene encoding zinc transporter 6 isoform X5, whose amino-acid sequence MMKKPSPVYSFGFERFEVLAVFASTVLAQLGALFILKESAERFLEQPEIHTGRLLVGTFVALFFNLFTMLSIRNKPFAYVSEAASTSWLQEHVADLSRSICGIIPGLSSIFLPRMNPFVLIDIAGALALCITYMLIEINNYFAVDTASAIAIALMTFGTMYPMSVYSGKVLLQTTPPHVIGQLDKLLREVSTLDGVLEVRNEHFWTLGFGTLAGSVHVRIRRDANEQMVLAHVTNRLYTLVSTLTVQIFKDDWIRPTLSSVPIANNILNLSDHHIIPMPSLKAADNLNPVTSTPAKPSSPPPEFSFNTPGKNVSPVILLNTQTRPYGLAFNHGSAPYSSVLNQGFGIPGMGATQGFRTGFTNVPSRYGTNTREQPRP is encoded by the exons ATGATGAAGAAACCCAGCCCAGTCTATTCATTTGG GTTTGAAAGGTTTGAAGTTCTAGCTGTATTTGCATCTACAGTTCTGGCACAGCTTGGTGCTCTTTTTATACTGAAAGAAAG TGCAGAGCGGTTTCTGGAACAACCTGAGATACACAc GGGACGACTGCTGGTTGGTACTTTCGTGGCTCTCTTTTTCAACTTATTTACAATGCTTTCCATTAGGAATAAGCCTTTTGCTTATGTCTCTGAAG ctgccagcacaAGTTGGCTTCAGGAGCATGTTGCAGATCTTAGTAGAAG TATTTGTGGAATCATCCCAGGATTGAGTAGCATCTTTCTGCCACGAATGAATCCTTTTGTCTTGATTGATATTGCTGGAGCCCTAGCTCTTTGCATTACATATATGCTCATTGAAATCAA CAATTATTTCGCTGTAGACACAGCCTCTGCTATAGCAATTGCTTTGATGACATTTGGTACCATGTATCCCATGAGTGTCTACAGTGGAAAAGTACTACTCCAG acaaCGCCACCTCATGTGATTGGCCAGTTAGATAAACTTCTTAGAGAG GTTTCAACTTTGGATGGTGTCTTGGAAGTTCGAAATGAGCATTTCTGGACATTAGGTTTTGGCACTTTG GCTGGATCAGTACATGTCCGAATTCGGAGAGATGCAAACGAACAAATGGTACTTGCCCATGTCACTAACAGATTATACACATTGGTCTCTACCTTGACTGTTCAGATTTTCAAAGATGACTGGATCAGACCTACCTTATCATCTGTGCCTATTGCAAACAATATTCTGAACCTTTCGGATCATCATATTATTCCAATGCCATCTTTGAAAGCTGCTGATAATTTGAACCCTGTTACATCCACTCCAGCTAAGCCCAGCAGCCCACCGccagaattttcttttaatacaccAGGCAAAAATGTGAGTCCAGTCATCCTTTTAAACACTCAGACAAGGCCCTATGGATTGGCCTTTAATCATGGATCCGCACCGTACAGCAGTGTACTCAATCAAGGATTTGGAATACCGGGAATGGGAGCAACTCAAGGATTCAGAACTGGTTTTACAAATGTCCCAAGCAGATATGGAACAAACACTCGTGAGCAACCCCGACCATAA
- the QPCT gene encoding glutaminyl-peptide cyclotransferase, which translates to MRSGMAGAGGGEGSAAASRLLGALCLSAVACFHLVHGRETGAEWTLEKYSHQPRILHSDAIQKVVANTDVSKMWENDLRPILIERYSGSPGNHVVRQHIKHRLQRLQAGWEIEEDTFQRYTPYGYQTFSNIISTLDPSAKRHLVLACHYDSKFFGRQWQERAFVGATDSAVPCAMILELARALDNKLQLIKTSSTSRPDLSLQLIFFDGEEAFVRWSPSDSLYGSQHLAQKMVSTPHPPGSTTTNQLQGIDLLVLLDLIGAPNPVFPNYFPNTIRWFQRLQAIEQELHNMNLLKNHLVERQYFQTILHRGLVEDDHVPFLLRGVPVLHLIPSPFPAVWHTMEDTEENLDKTTIDNLSKILQVFVLEYLNL; encoded by the exons ATGAGGAGCGGGATGGCAGGAGCAGGCGGGGGCGAGGGGTCGGCGGCCGCTTCCCGCCTGCTTGGGGCGCTGTGCCTCTCCGCCGTCGCCTGCTTTCACCTGGTGCACGGGAGGGAAACCGGAGCAGAGTGGACCCTGGAGAAG TATTCTCACCAACCAAGAATTTTACATTCTGATGCTATTCAAAAAGTTGTAGCAAACACAGATGTTTCTAAAATGTGGGAGAATGATTTGCGCCCTATCCTGATAGAAAGATACTCAGGATCACCAGGAAATCATGTCGTACGACAG cacATCAAGCACCGTCTTCAAAGATTACAGGCTGGTTGGGAAATTGAAGAAGATACATTTCAGAGATACACACCATATGGCTatcaaacattttcaaatattatcaGCACTCTCGACCCCTCTGCAAAACGCCACCTAGTACTTGCTTGCCACTACGACTCAAAATTCTTTGGACGGCAATGGCAGGAGAGAGCATTTGTAGGAGCAACTGATTCAGCCGTGCCTTGTGCTATGATATTGGAGCTGGCACGTGCCCTGGATAACAAGCTTCAGTTAATCAAG ACCAGCTCAACGTCAAGACCAGACCTTTCACTTCAGCTCATTTTTTTTGACGGTGAAGAAGCCTTTGTCCGTTGGTCCCCTTCCGATTCCCTCTACGGATCTCAACACTTAGCTCAAAAAATGGTATCTACTCCACATCCACCTGGTTCAACAACCACAAATCAGCTGCAGGGCATA GACCTGCTTGTACTACTGGATTTAATCGGTGCACCAAACCCAGTCTTTCCCAATTATTTTCCAAACACTATTCGATGGTTTCAGAGGCTTCAAGCAATTG AGCAAGAGCTACACAACATGAATCTGTTGAAGAATCACCTTGTTGAAAGGCAGTATTTCCAGACTATTTTACATCGAGGCTTGGTTGAAGATGACCACGTTCCATTTTTATTAAGAG GGGTTCCAGTCCTACATCTGATTCCATCCCCTTTTCCTGCAGTGTGGCATACCATGGAGGACACAGAAGAAAACCTTGACAAAACCACTATTGACAATCTCAGCAAAATCCTGCAAGTGTTTGTACTGGAATATCTAAACCTGTGA